One Candidatus Sulfurimonas baltica DNA segment encodes these proteins:
- the exbD gene encoding TonB system transport protein ExbD: MPKYKKQRKRFDEINVIPFIDIMLVLLVMVLTTATFIKQGVIPVDLPSAKTSTKEELKKEIAIYVNAKGELFIDKEKVDLQALEKKLSEISKEQTVVLRSDKDSKFQDFVSVMDILKRLKHEQLYIVTKE; this comes from the coding sequence ATGCCTAAGTATAAAAAACAGAGAAAAAGATTTGACGAGATAAATGTTATACCGTTTATTGACATAATGCTTGTACTACTGGTTATGGTTTTAACTACCGCTACTTTTATAAAACAAGGTGTTATCCCTGTTGACCTGCCAAGTGCTAAAACAAGCACAAAAGAGGAACTTAAAAAAGAGATTGCCATCTATGTGAATGCTAAAGGTGAGCTTTTTATTGACAAAGAAAAAGTAGACTTACAAGCCCTTGAGAAAAAATTATCTGAAATCTCAAAAGAGCAGACAGTAGTTCTTAGAAGTGATAAAGATTCAAAGTTTCAAGACTTTGTCAGCGTTATGGATATTTTAAAACGACTAAAACACGAACAACTTTATATTGTTACTAAAGAATAG
- a CDS encoding 3'-5' exonuclease → MCNTFTKGITLSTVHTMKGQEFDIVFLIGMDDGTFPDYRAVQKNGVDLKQEKNNLYVAFTRAKRFLYVTYPMQKTMPWGALKGRTKSRFLEVFDDYCL, encoded by the coding sequence ATATGTAATACATTTACGAAGGGTATTACTCTCAGTACTGTGCATACGATGAAAGGACAAGAATTTGATATTGTTTTTTTAATTGGTATGGATGATGGAACTTTCCCAGACTATAGAGCTGTTCAAAAAAATGGAGTTGATTTGAAACAAGAGAAAAATAATCTTTATGTTGCATTTACTAGAGCGAAGAGATTTTTATATGTAACTTATCCTATGCAAAAAACAATGCCTTGGGGTGCTCTTAAAGGCAGAACAAAATCTAGATTTTTAGAGGTTTTTGATGATTACTGCCTTTAG
- a CDS encoding DUF932 domain-containing protein, whose amino-acid sequence MKFPLTHAELMSQAPALFTEEPHFDVSDKYHFIPTIDVINEIKANNWYPVSVSEAKVRQEDKEGYQQHLVRFRHFDDLLAPQDNAVELLLFNSHDRSKSFSISAGIYRFVCANGLVIADSVFESYKIKHLGDRENDVARAVANITNIKPKLMEKIERLETIKLSQLEKESFARSAIPLRFDKHLKVDYQDLLVPHRDEDTNDDLYTVLNVIQENLLRGNISGTNVETGRRFTSREITSISKDVDVNQGLWDIVERIASIKEPEMALAA is encoded by the coding sequence ATGAAATTTCCACTAACTCACGCAGAATTAATGTCACAAGCCCCAGCACTCTTCACAGAGGAACCACACTTCGATGTAAGCGATAAATATCACTTTATCCCAACAATCGATGTTATTAATGAAATCAAGGCTAATAACTGGTATCCAGTGTCAGTCTCAGAAGCTAAAGTCCGTCAGGAAGACAAAGAAGGATATCAGCAGCATCTCGTACGCTTCAGACACTTCGATGACCTCTTAGCACCCCAAGATAACGCAGTTGAGCTACTTTTATTCAATAGCCATGATAGAAGTAAGAGCTTCAGTATCTCAGCAGGTATATACAGATTTGTTTGTGCTAATGGGCTCGTTATAGCCGATAGCGTATTTGAGAGTTATAAGATAAAACACCTCGGTGATAGGGAAAACGATGTAGCACGTGCCGTTGCAAACATAACGAATATTAAACCAAAACTAATGGAGAAGATAGAAAGACTTGAAACCATAAAGCTAAGCCAACTTGAAAAAGAATCATTCGCTCGAAGTGCAATTCCTCTACGATTTGATAAACACCTAAAAGTAGATTATCAAGATTTACTAGTTCCACATAGAGATGAAGACACTAACGATGATTTATACACAGTGCTAAATGTAATCCAAGAGAATCTACTTCGTGGAAACATATCTGGTACCAATGTAGAGACAGGTAGACGTTTTACTAGCAGAGAAATCACCTCTATCTCGAAAGACGTTGACGTTAATCAAGGTCTATGGGACATAGTAGAGCGCATAGCTTCAATTAAAGAGCCTGAGATGGCATTAGCAGCATAA
- a CDS encoding Rad52/Rad22 family DNA repair protein — protein MFSENQLKALGYTLDESRIKTIDKAGISFKYIETYDVINVANTIFSYMWDYTITRLEEVARETNQNGNHVITFSAIVKVKIYDNQRNFIEREDTGVGTGTARTIGEAIDNASKSAVSDSLKRSLRSLGGQFGNDLYSKSPNINQNYQQQPAQQLQQPQQYSQANQQQAPSSHNPNDYSSLYNIGLTIMEQGQNLVVIGDDIFSKRDSIKACGFRWEGSSKMWYKPIQQQQAA, from the coding sequence ATGTTTTCAGAAAATCAATTAAAAGCTCTCGGGTATACACTGGATGAAAGTCGCATAAAGACCATAGATAAGGCAGGTATAAGCTTTAAGTACATTGAGACTTATGATGTCATAAATGTTGCAAACACAATCTTTAGCTACATGTGGGACTACACAATTACTCGACTTGAAGAAGTTGCTAGAGAGACTAACCAAAACGGCAATCATGTCATAACTTTTAGCGCTATAGTAAAAGTCAAGATATACGACAACCAAAGAAACTTCATAGAAAGAGAAGATACTGGGGTTGGAACTGGAACAGCTCGTACTATCGGAGAAGCAATTGACAATGCCTCAAAAAGTGCAGTCAGCGATTCTCTTAAGAGATCACTCCGTTCATTAGGTGGACAATTTGGTAATGACCTATATAGCAAGTCACCGAATATAAATCAGAACTACCAACAGCAACCTGCTCAGCAACTACAACAGCCACAGCAATACTCTCAAGCAAATCAACAACAAGCACCATCATCTCATAATCCAAATGATTATTCTTCACTTTACAATATCGGATTAACCATTATGGAACAAGGTCAAAATCTCGTAGTTATAGGCGATGATATTTTCAGTAAAAGAGACAGTATCAAAGCTTGCGGTTTCAGGTGGGAAGGCTCTAGCAAGATGTGGTACAAGCCAATTCAACAGCAACAAGCTGCATAA
- a CDS encoding DUF2958 domain-containing protein, giving the protein MSKLIPHALLSDIPDLYETENSLDPICHIKLFIANWTWYIIEFSKEDASTCFGYVQGMESELGYFSLEELESTHGPLGLAIERDFHFTPTPFSEVKKLHS; this is encoded by the coding sequence ATGAGTAAACTTATTCCACATGCGCTGCTATCAGATATTCCAGATTTGTATGAAACCGAAAATAGTTTAGATCCAATTTGCCATATCAAACTTTTTATTGCAAATTGGACTTGGTACATCATAGAGTTTTCAAAAGAAGATGCCTCAACTTGCTTTGGATATGTACAAGGTATGGAAAGTGAGCTGGGTTACTTCTCTCTTGAAGAACTTGAATCTACACATGGACCGTTAGGACTGGCTATTGAGAGAGATTTTCATTTCACACCAACACCATTCTCAGAAGTAAAGAAGCTCCACTCATGA
- a CDS encoding tyrosine-type recombinase/integrase, with protein MKKTKTIKRIKESITQDEYKNLMNSVRGDDTLRETTQQNLLRTFTILYFTGLRLNELQQMRLSHIKELIEQGSSKLILPKTKSERKLFAGDEFKKQIVKLFTIDNTTDLDARVITKGSVKFGRTGINHDVFIKQVNSKMKSILGNGYTSHSFRQGLITEMGSKQINTKIISKFIGHSDVKTTMRYINPTDEDLKNAMVR; from the coding sequence ATGAAAAAGACAAAAACGATTAAGAGGATCAAAGAATCCATAACACAAGATGAGTACAAGAATTTGATGAATAGTGTCAGAGGAGATGATACTCTTAGAGAAACCACTCAACAGAATTTACTTCGTACATTTACAATTCTCTATTTTACAGGACTACGACTGAATGAACTTCAACAAATGAGGCTATCCCATATAAAAGAATTAATAGAACAAGGTAGTAGTAAGTTAATCTTACCAAAAACAAAAAGTGAGAGAAAACTCTTTGCAGGAGATGAGTTCAAGAAACAGATAGTTAAACTTTTTACTATAGATAATACAACAGACCTTGATGCAAGAGTAATCACAAAAGGTTCAGTGAAATTTGGAAGAACAGGTATCAATCATGATGTGTTTATTAAGCAGGTAAATTCAAAGATGAAATCAATACTGGGGAATGGCTATACCTCACACTCATTTAGACAAGGTCTTATAACAGAGATGGGAAGTAAACAAATTAATACTAAAATCATCAGTAAGTTCATCGGACATAGTGATGTTAAGACAACTATGAGATATATCAATCCTACAGATGAAGACTTGAAGAATGCTATGGTTAGATAG
- a CDS encoding MBL fold metallo-hydrolase — MKIHHLRSATFVIESKDKFILIDPMLSAKGQLPPFAYFKHKLQKNPLVDLPANSKDVLSKITHCLITHSQKWGIELLSHTDHLDKAGVNYLQKNNIPVATLERDSSYLEKRDINVVTKLKFWEENSFANAKIIAVPAKHGHSWMHNFMANGAGLYLELPDEPSIYISGDTVLTDNVKKALQEFNPDITVVAAGNASLDFGGDILMPLSEILEFIKLSPNKVIANHLEALNHCPITREQLKSELIKNDLLDKVYIPPDGEILEIAL, encoded by the coding sequence ATGAAAATTCATCATTTAAGAAGTGCTACATTTGTTATAGAATCAAAAGATAAATTTATTTTAATAGATCCAATGCTTAGTGCAAAAGGTCAGCTACCACCTTTTGCTTACTTCAAACACAAGTTACAAAAAAATCCATTAGTAGATTTACCTGCTAATTCTAAAGATGTATTGTCAAAGATAACACACTGCCTGATTACTCATTCTCAAAAATGGGGGATAGAACTTCTAAGTCATACTGACCACTTAGATAAAGCAGGTGTAAATTACTTACAAAAAAACAATATTCCTGTTGCTACACTAGAAAGGGACTCTTCTTATCTTGAAAAACGAGATATTAATGTTGTGACTAAATTAAAGTTTTGGGAAGAAAATAGTTTTGCTAATGCTAAAATAATTGCCGTTCCTGCTAAACATGGACATAGTTGGATGCATAATTTTATGGCTAATGGAGCTGGACTTTATTTAGAACTACCAGATGAGCCTTCTATTTATATAAGTGGGGATACAGTCTTAACAGATAATGTAAAAAAAGCACTTCAAGAATTTAACCCTGATATTACAGTTGTAGCTGCGGGGAATGCTAGTCTTGATTTTGGAGGAGATATTTTAATGCCACTAAGTGAAATATTGGAATTTATAAAATTATCTCCAAACAAAGTAATTGCAAATCATTTAGAAGCGTTAAATCATTGTCCTATTACTAGAGAACAACTGAAAAGTGAGCTTATCAAAAATGATTTATTGGATAAAGTTTATATTCCTCCGGATGGTGAAATTTTAGAAATAGCTTTATGA
- a CDS encoding winged helix-turn-helix transcriptional regulator — protein MEIFYQDKTYNCSFELAVDMFGGKWKGLVLWNLNNGVMRNGELKRAIPKITQKMLTQTLRDLETHKLITRKVYQVVPPKVEYTITDEAKKLIPILQSIQDWGDYMVSNLTHNASAFEQ, from the coding sequence ATGGAAATATTTTATCAAGATAAAACTTATAATTGTTCTTTTGAATTAGCCGTTGATATGTTTGGTGGAAAATGGAAAGGTCTAGTATTATGGAACTTAAACAATGGCGTAATGAGAAATGGCGAACTAAAAAGGGCTATTCCAAAGATAACACAAAAAATGCTAACTCAAACTTTACGAGACTTAGAAACTCATAAACTAATTACTAGAAAAGTTTATCAAGTGGTACCACCCAAAGTAGAATACACTATTACAGATGAAGCTAAAAAGCTTATTCCGATATTACAGTCAATTCAAGATTGGGGTGATTATATGGTTAGTAATTTAACTCATAATGCTAGTGCTTTTGAACAATAA
- a CDS encoding ATP-dependent DNA helicase encodes MERKLTTHQQEVFEEIVNTIEGNLFTFDKRKDINDRLLSLTGQAGTGKSVLTTKITKYIIDKLNANNCYSNDSIVVTAPTHKATSVLRNMLLADDIKAECKTIYSFLNIEPIYDYNTGEEKFAVARGKHTPAAASLLVIDESSMISEELYKLILETITTGKVNTILFIGDPFQLLPVDNSDENEVFKIKKQFELTQIVRQAENSPIIKLATKVRNMIETQKFGDLNKLIKESKSDDIELFESREEFLESFYENDQWYKEDKIISSFTNNQVDNFNKDVRVRFWEERGINNPAHFLASDMIRFKKALIENGFFKDNNRTIYSNNQEVMLNHAELVDTGKDGLRFWKCTVVGRKYTDFIRIIDPDSELLYNEKLEGLANLAKTTKYPYKMGFWKDYHQLKNAFANVQYVYAATIHKLQGSSYNFAYIDLASLLHNKHILDDMKFRLVYVAITRAKLGLKILY; translated from the coding sequence ATGGAGAGAAAATTAACAACACATCAACAAGAGGTATTTGAAGAAATTGTAAATACTATAGAGGGGAACTTATTTACATTTGATAAACGTAAAGACATAAATGACAGGCTGTTGTCTTTAACAGGGCAAGCTGGCACAGGAAAGTCGGTCCTGACGACAAAAATTACAAAATACATCATAGATAAGCTAAATGCAAATAACTGCTACAGTAACGATAGTATTGTCGTAACTGCTCCTACCCACAAAGCAACTAGTGTATTACGAAATATGCTTCTTGCAGATGATATTAAGGCTGAATGTAAGACAATTTACTCTTTCTTAAATATAGAACCAATATACGATTACAATACTGGGGAAGAGAAATTTGCTGTAGCAAGAGGAAAACATACTCCAGCAGCAGCATCTTTACTTGTAATCGACGAATCTTCAATGATATCAGAAGAGTTATATAAACTCATTCTTGAGACCATAACTACTGGAAAAGTCAATACTATACTTTTTATAGGAGATCCCTTTCAACTTTTACCAGTTGATAACAGCGATGAAAATGAAGTATTTAAGATAAAAAAACAATTTGAACTGACCCAAATCGTTAGACAGGCTGAAAACAGTCCAATTATAAAACTTGCAACAAAAGTTCGTAATATGATAGAAACCCAAAAATTTGGGGATTTAAATAAGCTTATTAAAGAGAGTAAATCGGATGACATAGAGCTATTTGAGAGTAGAGAGGAGTTTCTAGAAAGTTTTTATGAAAACGATCAATGGTATAAAGAAGATAAGATTATCTCATCTTTTACAAACAATCAAGTTGACAATTTTAACAAAGATGTGAGAGTGCGATTTTGGGAAGAAAGAGGTATAAATAATCCTGCTCACTTTTTAGCCTCAGATATGATTAGATTCAAGAAGGCTCTTATAGAAAATGGTTTTTTCAAAGATAATAATCGAACAATTTATAGTAACAACCAAGAAGTTATGCTTAATCATGCCGAACTTGTTGATACAGGAAAGGATGGGTTGCGATTTTGGAAGTGTACCGTAGTAGGAAGAAAATACACAGATTTTATAAGAATCATTGATCCGGACAGTGAGTTACTTTACAATGAAAAACTTGAGGGTTTAGCTAATCTTGCGAAAACTACTAAGTATCCATATAAAATGGGGTTTTGGAAGGATTATCATCAGTTGAAGAATGCATTCGCAAATGTCCAGTACGTGTATGCTGCAACAATACATAAATTACAGGGAAGTTCATATAATTTTGCATATATAGATTTAGCTTCACTGCTCCATAATAAGCATATTTTAGATGATATGAAATTTAGACTAGTTTATGTTGCAATAACTCGGGCAAAATTGGGTTTAAAAATATTGTATTAA
- a CDS encoding DNA-binding protein: MKTNFDELLPAGILFSIKTINDMSLIKSDLLKKLIYSQKIEVTKLNSKNFISRTALVAYLEANTIPAE; this comes from the coding sequence ATGAAAACTAATTTCGATGAACTTTTACCAGCAGGTATATTATTTTCTATTAAGACCATAAACGATATGTCGTTGATAAAATCTGATCTACTTAAAAAGCTCATTTATAGCCAAAAAATAGAAGTTACAAAGCTAAATTCTAAAAATTTTATATCGAGAACAGCCCTCGTCGCTTATTTAGAGGCTAATACGATACCTGCTGAATAA